DNA sequence from the Gordonia polyisoprenivorans genome:
CGATCGCCGGCCGGATGGTGATCGTGGTGGGCGGCGAGTCGATTGCAGACGTCGAGGACCAGGGTGTCGTCGGCGTGGGTGATCTTCACCCGGATCGGTTGTCCCGGTGCATGTGTGGCGGCATTCGTCAACGCTTCGGCGACGATGCGGTACGCGGCGATGTCGACGACCGGCGGTAGCGCGTCGATGCTGTCGGCGGCGGTGATCGTCGCAGGTACGTCCACGGTGATGTCGGTGCCGGACTCGGCGATGGGCGCGGCCAGCCGGTCGATACGTCGCAGACCGGCAGTGGTGTGCCGGCCGTCGGCGGTCTGTTCGCTGCCGTCGGAGAGCAGGTCGATCAGTCCGCGCATCTCGGTCAGGGCCTCGACGCTACTTGCCCGGACCGCGGCCAGTGCTTTCCCCGCGAGGGCGGTGTTCTCCGGATACTGTAGCGCCGCAGCCGATTGCACCGCGATCGCCGACAGCCGACCGGCGATCACGTCGTGCAGTTCGCGGGCCAGGCGGCGACGCTCATCGGCGACGGCCTCGATCTGCTCGCGCTCGCCGAGTTCGGCGAGTGCCCGCGAGTGTTTGCGTTCCAGTGACAACGCGCTGCGGTGTTCGCGCACGGCCAGCCCATACGCGAGTGGCGAGCCGATCAGCGCGAGCAACCAGAGCACACAGATCAAGAGCAACCGCCAATCATCGTGGGCGACGACGGACACCAGCAAGAACGTCGCGACCGACACGACGGCGGCCAACCCGTACAGCACGCGGACGAGGCGGGCACCGCCGTAGACGCACGTGGAGTAGACGATGTCGGAGAACACCAACCACACCCCGATCGACGGGACGGTCAGTGAATCGAGTGCCAGTGCTGCACTGACCCCGGTCAGCGCGACGGCCGGATGCCGCGAACGACACAGTTGAAAGCACGCCGCGATACCCAGCGAGACCATGCAGAACCACGTCGGTAGCGGGCTTGCG
Encoded proteins:
- a CDS encoding sensor histidine kinase, with the translated sequence MWRLPVSRALLNDAGLTLLFLTLGVSLFASGLGVLDENASPLPTWFCMVSLGIAACFQLCRSRHPAVALTGVSAALALDSLTVPSIGVWLVFSDIVYSTCVYGGARLVRVLYGLAAVVSVATFLLVSVVAHDDWRLLLICVLWLLALIGSPLAYGLAVREHRSALSLERKHSRALAELGEREQIEAVADERRRLARELHDVIAGRLSAIAVQSAAALQYPENTALAGKALAAVRASSVEALTEMRGLIDLLSDGSEQTADGRHTTAGLRRIDRLAAPIAESGTDITVDVPATITAADSIDALPPVVDIAAYRIVAEALTNAATHAPGQPIRVKITHADDTLVLDVCNRLAAHHDHHPAGDRHTGRGLVNMRTRAHAVGGALCVERGTDEFRLTATLPTAHPEAGGFHP